In the Proteiniborus sp. DW1 genome, CTGCTAAAATAGTTTGTCTAAGTGGACAGCCTCCAAGTAATACTGCTGTCAAACCTACTAATGCCATACCTAAGAAATTCCACACATGATCATTATGTGCTATTGGTTGTTCTATAAAACCAACTTTAAATGCAGCAGGATTAAATATTAAATTTCCAATAAGAGCAAATACAAATACTCCTATTATCCCCCATAGGAAATGAAAATCTTTGATTAAAAATGCATCTCTAAACCCACCTGCTGTACAAAGTCTAGTTCTTTGAAGCATTAAACCTACTATAAGTCCTGCTCCTAATGACATTAAAATAGGTGCTGTTTTAGAGCCAGGTCCCTCAGCACTGAAGAATATAAACGCAGGTGCAACTACTAGTAGTATCAATAATACTACAGCTATAACAGGCATTATATATCCTGATGCTGTAGGTTGTCTTGTACTCTTTCCTAAAGTAAAGCCTTTCTTTAAGAATTGAATTCCTATTAAAATACCAACTATGTAACCAACTAAGCCTACTAGTGAATTTAAATCACCATTTGCCAATCTCAAAATCATTCTAAGTGGGCATCCTAAGAATACTAGAGCTCCTACCATCATAAAAAATCCAAATACAAAGCGTAAAATCGGTGAGGAGCCACCCCTTGCCTTAAATTCACCTTTGGCCTTTGCAAATATAAATGATCCAAGTATAAATCCGACTATTTCAGGCCTTATATATTGCACTACTGCTGCTCTGTGAAGACCTAGAGCTCCTGCAATGTCTCTATAGAAGCAAGCTACACATATACCCATATTAACTGGATTTCCAAACTTTACAAGAAGTGCCGCCAGTACTCCTAACACTGCTCCCGAGCCTATTATCTTCCATTTTGCATTTTTCACGTTATCACTCCTCCATATTTATTTGCTTCCATATATAATTATATAAAGCTTGTCAGTTTATTAACAATAATTTTTTTCTATAACTCAAGCCTGTACTATCGATTTCCCAAATATGTACATACTGGGCGATATTTGTTTTTACTGTGTATTCACCTTTTGCGAATTCATTCATATTATATAATGATAGGTTTTTTTACTTCACTTACATAATTTGGAGGGATAAATTATATGAATGAAAATATCCAAGAAAAAATTAGAGAAGGAATTAGGAAATATAGGTATGCTAAATTCCTACGTAATGGAAGAAGTCTTGAAGAAGGCATTGATTGTCTTGGATTTATAAAGCTTTTTTATAAGGATTTTGGAATAGACATCCCTGGTGATGATGGAAAACCAATAGAAGAAGAATGGTATAGAGCTGATCCTGAAAGGTATATTAGGGGAATAAAAAGCTTAGGCTGCAGAAATGTCGGAATTGACGAACTACAACCCCTTGACTTAGCCTATTTTGTTGTTAATCATGATGTAATCACACATGCAGGAATTATGATAAGTAATAGAGAGTTTGTCCATATGTCTCCAAAAAGTGGTCTCCTTATCAGCAAGCTTGAGCGACATTGGAGAAGACGGTTTAGGGGTGCTATACGACTTATAGAATAGTATCACTGTCTGCCATACTGAGCGAAGCGAATGCATCTCTCCACGAGATACTTCACTACGTTCAGGATGACGAAAAATACCTAGTCAAATTCTTAAGTAGCTATTTCGTAAACTCATATGCAGCTATCCCCACTGCGATGGAAAGATTTAAAGAGTCTATTTCATTGCTATGGGGAATTATTATGCTAGTACCTATATCAGTAAACTCATCTCCTAGCCCACTTCCTTCATTACCAAATACTAATGAAAATGGTCTACTTGTGTTTACTTCAACTTCAGGTAGGCTCTTCTTTGCATTTAGCATAAATGTATATATATCATTACTGTATGTAGTCTGGTAGTTGTTGAAATCCTCAAAGTATTGGAATGATATCCTAAACACAGCCCCCATTGATGCCCTTATAGCTTTAGGGTCAAATATATCAACTCCTGGCCTTATAATTGCTAAATTTTTTATTCCAAAACCTAGAATAGTTCTTATGATAGTTCCCAAGTTTCCCATATCACTTGGATTTACTAATACAACATGATTGTTCTGTTCTTCTAGCCTTTGCTCATACTTTTTAAATACTCCTATGGCATAGCTGTTTTCTTTTTTTGATATTCTATTAATGGCCTTATCATTTATCTGAACTTGAATCTTATGCTCATTACATATATCTATTATCTTTTTTACCCCTTCATTTTCCTGTCCATCGGAACTTAGTAAAACCATTAGCACCTCTTCTTTTTTGTATTTAAGCAGTTCTAGTGTTGGAAATACTCCTATTGCATATGAATATTGAAAGTCCTTCTTATAGGATTTTAACTGGATATCCATGACTTACCTCCTGTTTATTAATGCTGTATAAAGACGACTCTAACACTATTATACTATTATTCGTGTAGCAAAGCATAGATATGTATTTTTTCATTCCCTATATTTTTTCTATATGTTATAATTGAGTAAAATAATGTGGGGGTGAGCGTCATTATAAAGAAAAAAAACTATTTTCATTTGTTGCCTATAATCATTATATCTATACTAATATTTAGGTTTTTTACAGTACCACGCTCATTTGCATCAATTACTAAATTGTTGCAACCTTTTATATGGGCTTTTTCAATTGCATATTTATTAAATCCACTACTTATTAAAGTCGAAGAAAAATTTAAGCTCAAGAGAATATGGAGTATATTAATTGTTTATGCTATTCTAATTATCTGTATAATAATTATAATAACTATTTTTACTCCTAAAATCGGTCTAGGCTTAAGCAATCTAGTTAAAGAATTTCCTAAATTTGTTGAGATTACAGAAAATTATATTAACACTCATACTCTTAATTTAGGTATTCTAGACAGACTTGGAGTCACAAATTATTTATATGAAAACCTTACAAATATCATTAGTCAAATAACAGCTTCATTAAACCCAATATTTAATAAAACAATAACTCAGCTTATAGGTTTTACATCTGCTGTTACCTCTACTCTAACAAATTTTGCTCTAGGCTTGATCATATCTGTATACATGCTAAAGGATAAGGAGTCCTTTAAAAAGCAAGCTAAGGCTCTAATGTATGCGATTTTTACGCCTGAAAGGGCAGAAAAAATAATTGATATAGGTAGAGAGTGTAATATACAGTTTTCCAGCTTCTTAATTGGTAAAATGATTGATTCTGCTATAATTGGAGTATTGTGTTTTATTGGATTATCTTTGTTAAAAACGCCTTATGCGTTAATTTTAAGTACTATAGTAGGTATAACTAATATGATACCTTACTTCGGACCTTTTATAGGTATGATACCAGCTACTATTATTACTTTGTTCTATAGCCCAATTAAAGCTTTATGGGTACTTATATTTATATTTCTATTGCAACAATTTGATGGATTGTATTTAGGCCCCAAAATACTCGGTATGCATGTAGGCCTGACTCCATTTTGGATAATAACATCTGTAACCATTGGAGGAGGAGTTGCTGGAGTTATGGGAATGCTTTTAGCTGTCCCTATTGCAGCAGTTATCAAAACAATGATTCAAAAATATGTAAATACAAAATTAGATGAAAAAAATATAACTCTATGATAGAATTATCCTTCAGAAAAGCTTTTATCTAAACATTACAAAAAATAAGCACTCTTCTTGAGCCACTGTAGAAAAGACTTTTAGAAAATTAGAGATTTCAATAATCTGCTTTAAACATGGTTAATCCTTTATATTAAAAATATATAATATAACTTTCATATACATCATAAAAGCTGCTAATTGACTAATTTAGCAGCTTTTATATGCCCTTTTATGCACACACTCAACACCTAATATGCAAATATATAACCAGATAAAGCCTGCACAAAAGCCCCCTATTATATCCGTAGGCCAATGTACCCCTAGATATATTCTACTAAAGCCCATAAGGCCTATAAAAATAATAGTAATTAGCCAAATAAGTATCTTTCTAGCATCTAACTTCTTGTTCCTTAAATAAAGATATGCAGCCATTCCATAAAAGCTAAGAGTATTCATTGAGTGTCCACTAGGAAAACTAAACCCACCTTGTTCTACTAAAAAATATTCATATGGTCTAATTCTTGCAAAAGATATTTTTAGCAAATGATTTATCATAACACTACCTAATATAGCTATTGCTAATACACAAAGCTCTTTACAATGTTTCTTTCTTATTAAATACCATATTAAAAATGGAGCAATTATGAAATAAAACTTAGCTGAGCCTATAAAACTTATTACTATCATAAATTTCATTATGCCGTGGTTTATATTTTCATGAATAGAAGAAATAATCTTTTGATCAAAATATACTCCGC is a window encoding:
- a CDS encoding AI-2E family transporter; the protein is MLPIIIISILIFRFFTVPRSFASITKLLQPFIWAFSIAYLLNPLLIKVEEKFKLKRIWSILIVYAILIICIIIIITIFTPKIGLGLSNLVKEFPKFVEITENYINTHTLNLGILDRLGVTNYLYENLTNIISQITASLNPIFNKTITQLIGFTSAVTSTLTNFALGLIISVYMLKDKESFKKQAKALMYAIFTPERAEKIIDIGRECNIQFSSFLIGKMIDSAIIGVLCFIGLSLLKTPYALILSTIVGITNMIPYFGPFIGMIPATIITLFYSPIKALWVLIFIFLLQQFDGLYLGPKILGMHVGLTPFWIITSVTIGGGVAGVMGMLLAVPIAAVIKTMIQKYVNTKLDEKNITL
- a CDS encoding NlpC/P60 family protein; this encodes MNENIQEKIREGIRKYRYAKFLRNGRSLEEGIDCLGFIKLFYKDFGIDIPGDDGKPIEEEWYRADPERYIRGIKSLGCRNVGIDELQPLDLAYFVVNHDVITHAGIMISNREFVHMSPKSGLLISKLERHWRRRFRGAIRLIE
- the yedE gene encoding YedE family putative selenium transporter, which gives rise to MKNAKWKIIGSGAVLGVLAALLVKFGNPVNMGICVACFYRDIAGALGLHRAAVVQYIRPEIVGFILGSFIFAKAKGEFKARGGSSPILRFVFGFFMMVGALVFLGCPLRMILRLANGDLNSLVGLVGYIVGILIGIQFLKKGFTLGKSTRQPTASGYIMPVIAVVLLILLVVAPAFIFFSAEGPGSKTAPILMSLGAGLIVGLMLQRTRLCTAGGFRDAFLIKDFHFLWGIIGVFVFALIGNLIFNPAAFKVGFIEQPIAHNDHVWNFLGMALVGLTAVLLGGCPLRQTILAGEGDTDAAVTILGLIVGAAFAHNFGLASSAAGTTPNGRIAVIIGLVVTIVIAVSIVVSANKNKKKVALKEGGQ
- a CDS encoding phosphatase PAP2 family protein; amino-acid sequence: MRNKPIVIGAIIALISLLIFIFLAIEISTADGGVYFDQKIISSIHENINHGIMKFMIVISFIGSAKFYFIIAPFLIWYLIRKKHCKELCVLAIAILGSVMINHLLKISFARIRPYEYFLVEQGGFSFPSGHSMNTLSFYGMAAYLYLRNKKLDARKILIWLITIIFIGLMGFSRIYLGVHWPTDIIGGFCAGFIWLYICILGVECVHKRAYKSC
- a CDS encoding TrmH family RNA methyltransferase, whose product is MDIQLKSYKKDFQYSYAIGVFPTLELLKYKKEEVLMVLLSSDGQENEGVKKIIDICNEHKIQVQINDKAINRISKKENSYAIGVFKKYEQRLEEQNNHVVLVNPSDMGNLGTIIRTILGFGIKNLAIIRPGVDIFDPKAIRASMGAVFRISFQYFEDFNNYQTTYSNDIYTFMLNAKKSLPEVEVNTSRPFSLVFGNEGSGLGDEFTDIGTSIIIPHSNEIDSLNLSIAVGIAAYEFTK